CATATTCAAAATTTATGAGGATAATTAAATAACACTTATGGTAATCTATAAATATCATAAAAAATAATCGTTTAAATTTAAAAAGGAGTTTGATTTGGTGGAATCAATTAGTAGTAATAGCGCAGTAGCTGGAGAACTTGCGAGAGGAATATTTTCAGCTATGGACACATTAAATAGTTATCAATCGGTCACGACAGATGAACAATCAACTATTTCTGGAAATGATGCAGCTAAAAATGCAATCAAGGACATGCAATCAATGGTTCAAGCAATTAGTGTAGCGATTGCAACGGATTCAAATAATATAAAAAGTGTCGCAGCAGAGTTTGAAGAAGCAGACGCAACAGTTCGGAAAATGATGAGTGGCTTGAGGTGATTAGTATGAAAGAAAAGCATTCAGAATGGGATGATTTAGTATTAAAAGAACGACAAGTAGAGAATGAACTAGACGAAATTACCCATGTGCAACGAGATGCTCAACGAATTGAAGAACAGTACGAAGAACTATTTTTCTATGGAAATCAGTTGATCGACCGACTTGAAACGTTTGTTGAAGCAGAAAAATACGTTGCAGAAGAGCTGCGATGGGGGACCAAACAGAAACAACAAG
This sequence is a window from Enterococcus sp. 7F3_DIV0205. Protein-coding genes within it:
- a CDS encoding TIGR04197 family type VII secretion effector, whose product is MESISSNSAVAGELARGIFSAMDTLNSYQSVTTDEQSTISGNDAAKNAIKDMQSMVQAISVAIATDSNNIKSVAAEFEEADATVRKMMSGLR
- a CDS encoding DUF3958 family protein; amino-acid sequence: MKEKHSEWDDLVLKERQVENELDEITHVQRDAQRIEEQYEELFFYGNQLIDRLETFVEAEKYVAEELRWGTKQKQQGILYHLEDQKEQIHKEKRMIEDQQDELFYEKKRVLAETENMNEY